The genomic stretch ATGGCATGTCACATCATGTTTTTTCATATCATATCAgcaattttgaataaataaaaatgcaagaaGTAATATCAATTTTCCGTTGTCTTACAGGTATGATCATGGAGTAACAAGGCTAAAATTTTCTTAAATTCGGGGAAATTGCTTTTGCTTTGAACCTTTGTAAAACAAATAAAGGAAAGGATAAGGAACACTTTCTTATACTATCTTGTACTGTTAATTCTATTACCCAATTTGGCTTCGTGAAAAACTGGGATTGCATGAGGATCGAATAATAAGTCAATATTTATCATCATGGGGAGATGCATGTGAAAAGCTTCAGTATGATTTCGATTTTTGCTATCAGTTTTATACCATAGGCTGACACTGTTTATTCTTCCAATTCCGAAACATAGGTCCCAACATTTATATTACTGAACCTTTCGAGGTTTGAAGTAAATAATTCTAATCAATAAGATTTTCTTTCCCAATAATTTCAGCTATCGCGTCAATTTGCTAGCATTCGTTCAGCTTAAAATATCACTATTTAATTTTCGAATCTTAAAAACTATTCTCACATATTTGTACCAACACTATAGCAATATGTTGACACATAACTTAGAGTGCATTCACACGCATAGTTATCGAAATACTAGAATTAAAGCGTAGATCTTTTTGTCTCCCGTAGCAAAGTAACTGCATGCCGGATTAATTCGCGGAATCCGCCCGCATACGGTTCTCACCAAATGTGTACACCGTTTCGGAAATTGCGGGTGGCGGTGTTGAGCAGGGTTGTTCATCCGAGTGCCTTCTCGCGTCGGCAGGTAGAGGAATAGAAGCAGCGACACCAGGTTGCGCTGGTGCGCCAGCGTCGAATAGATTGCGTAAATTATTCTCCAGCTGCATGTAGGATCGCTGCCGTCGGGGAATGTTTTGGATCGTTAGGTAGGATCGATTCGACGGATGACGGCTGATTCGCAGCGATCCGGTTTCGTCCTCCAGGTTCACCGAttggcttagggtgtccatcAGCGAGCGGTACTTGTGCTGCCAGCGCTTTTCCAGCAGTGTCTTGGAAGAGATGTTGTCGAGATTATCTGGCGAAAGATTAGCATAGAATGGATAGGTTTTAACGTCCTGTTTTGAAATAAAAGCCAACTTCCACCTTAACCCATCGTGAGGGCATGACTTACTTTCGTACGATGGATGGAAAATAGTATGAGATTCTTGAGGCTTGCAACGCACGGTACACTAAAGAAAATggatgtttttgtttgtttgtttgaatgCTTTACGGACAGTTGGTACAATGATGTGGAACAGTTAGAAGAGATCCTGGAGGATTGGAAGCTCCCCCACGTTCGTTTGGCGTTTTGGTATGATGACGGTCTACGAAAGCACGGTAGGGTAcgcgcacacacatacactttAAGCAGGCATTTGAATCGTGTCCTCCACTATAACGATACAGATGGAAAAAAGAAAGGCAAATGACCAAAACGGGATCAACCGACAGGACGACGATCCCTATAATACTCAGcctaatttttgttttctagtGTTGCCAGATCAGCAGCGTGTTTTCGTTTTACGCACCTTATGAAAGATTCTAAAAATATACCGGAATGTCATTCCGCGCTTGATAGCTATCTCAGTCTGGAGATAAGCGTCTTCTAAGATTCTGTCCGTCAATTATAGATTGTTGATCGATCGCTAACCTAATCAGAGTATCCTTGTCCAATTCCGAGATGACTTTTAATTGAAGATACACAGCCGGAAACAACAACTATCCGTTCGATCTTActgattttaattaaattttcagCGATAACGAATTGAGTATTTATAATGGAATGCATGATTGATGATTCGCTAGATGACCTGCGATGAATTAAAGGTGAATAAAATGCGGTTTCAGAGGACAAAGGTCtaaaacattttaaacattcaaTGCAATAGATAATAAAATACAACCAGCAGCCAATTACTTGTTACTACCAATCAACATTTcacatctggcaacactgcacCAAGCCAATTAATACATAATGCATTTTTGTGAACAAAATTCGACTTACCATTGCTCCTGTAGTCGTCCTGAATTTTATAGAACTCAGCCAACTCGCGAGCGGAGCACAGCGGCGTGTCTACTTGCTGGGTCTCCTCAAACTTACTGTAGTTAATTTCATAACCCTGGTTTTCCTTGTTGTAGAAAACCACTGGTTCGAAGCGGTGTCCCCAGAGAATCTCCGAGTTCACGTAACTGGAGCGGGCCTGCGTGGTCTGTCCTGTGGATTCGACACTACCCTCCAGAATTACCaccacctcgaagcgatcctgCAGCAAATCAGTAGCCGACATATTGTACAACGGCGAATCCGAGTTCATCCTATGCACGACGATCTGCGGCCAGATGAAGAACATATCCGAAGCGCAGCCATCCACGCCAACCTCCAGCTCGGACTGATATTGATGCAAAATTTCACCCTCTTTGGTGGTCTTCGTACGTATCAACTGGGCCCGAACATTCGCACCGATGATGTGACTTTTGCGCATATCACCAACTCGGAACATGAAGCACAACTCGCCATCCCGCTGGCAGATAACTGCATTTTTTGAGAACAGCAGCGTCTGCGTTCGGTGCTTCGGACGGGTCATTTTGGCGAAAACGATTCCCACCATAAACGCCTGAATCATCACGCCGTAGATCGATTGGAAGCACATGATGAAAATCGCCTCCGGACATTCCTCCGTCGTCGTTCGGACACCATAACCGATGGTGTGCTGAGTTTCGATCGAAAACAGGAAGCATGACGTGAAGGATCGAATGTTGTAAACACAGGGATTCCATCCACTTTcggctagaaaaaaaaactcctgtTAGAATCTAAAACAAACCTGGCAACACAGACAACGCGGCTCACCTTGATTATCCGGCAGGTGTAGTTCCTCCAAATCACCGTGTGTGAACGCAATCAACCACCAGATAACGGCAAAGAACAACCAGGAACCGATAAAACTGAAGGCAAAAACCAGCAACGTCCAGCGCCACTGGGCATCCACCAGGGTGGTAAAGATGTCCTGCAGGAAGCGCAGCCTCTGCTGCGATACCTTGGACGTGGAGATGTTACATTCGCCATTCTTCAGAATGGCCCGCTTGCGGTACTTGCGGGTTGTGCCCGGACGAAAGGCTCGGCTTCTGTTGAAATTAGAGAAAAAACGTGATTAAACAACACAACCGTCACGCGAAACTatcacaacagcgtctgattacGATTCGTTGCGGCGAAGAGTTTCAATGGCCATTCGAGCTTGAAAGAATAACTGGAAGACTagcgaaatttaaaaaaaattgttgggaGGAACTAAACGAATGTTTGACTGAACTGCATTGCGCACACACAAACGTTGAATCGAATGTGTCAATTTGATAAGATAAGAGCTTTTAACTTCGGGTTAGCTAGCCTCGGGAAGGTCAGTCATTTCGTACTAACTGACAGTGCTGCCGTTATACGGTTTGTtggatataataaaaaaaaattttgaaaaacataagaaattttattttcttgCCAAAAGTTTTGTAAACGTACCGATTTAAAAGCACATTCACTCATTAAATGGTGAACGGAAACTACAGAGGCATTCAAAAATTTAACTCTGCAACAATAATTTAATAACAAGTACTAAACATCACACGCTATGTTTAAAGACGTTTTTATTGAAGGTGAATGAACCTAAAATGTTTCTCCGCAGGATCATTGTTTTGAGTCCCCCAGCTTCAAAATATGATATTCCGgaaatatttcatcggtgaaaatttattttatccTCGATTTTTGATATGTTATATTACAAAATTAtgccttttgattttttaaaaaatatagaaacaaGATATGCAAAATCtgaaaacagcattttttctcGCTTAAAATTACGGAAATTTTCGCATAAAAATATCATTTGTACGTTAAACCAGTCTAAAATGAGACTAAAAATACTGCATTCGATCATGtttattcttcatctttttctgCATAATGTTGGATACCAAGTCTTTCGATACCCGTACCCGTTATTTAGTGTTCGTAGCAATTATCATAGTGATAAAAAGATCAAGATTCTTCATTATCAGTATCCGTGCCATCACAGTAGGCTTTTGTCTCAGTTGAATAGCAATTGTCAGAATGCGTGGTCACGAAGAGAATCGCGAAAAAGTGTGCCTCTTGTGCTACGAAAAGGCAAAATATCCGAGACGTGTTCATCAAAGCCTAAAGCAGGTCATCGTAagacattttttatcaaattataCCGAAAATAATGATTTATACCCTAGTGCTTTGTGGTAGTTGCTACATTGCGGTGTACAGGTGTTCTAAAGGTAACTTTAAGGTGTTTAACtgtcttgaattttttttttttttcaatatatttttttgttaggTTTGTCCTTCAAGCAAATTCCGGTTCACGACTATTCAACAAATCATGTCGTTAGAACCCGTAACGATTCCAACCATAACACCTGTACCCTCTGTCAGGTGGCCAGAGAGACGTCGAACTCGTTCAGAATTCCAAGTCACAAAAAGGCACAAAATAAGAAGCTTGAACAAACGAAGAAAGTTTTGAATGTTTGTTCATCATGTCTAACGCAAATCGCTCCAGGAAACAGGCATACCTGTTCAAAGCaggtaaaaattcaaaatctttGAATATTTCGGGAGATGTTCGAGAGAAATTTATTGCTCAAGCTATTCGCGAAAAAGATTCTGCTTCTAATAATCAAATTGGTTACCCAACGTTCATGGGAAAAGAACGCGTCTGACGGTGAATCAGCCATCTTCTACGAAGGGTCAATTCACGCATCAAGATATGCTGCATATGTAAGCAAATTTAAACCTGAGCATACCAAGGTATGCATGCTTAATATTGATGTATTATAATGGATGAGAGAatgaaatttattcattttagacAATACATAAGCAAAGAGCATCCGTAAGGGAAAACGCTCAGCAATCCAGCCAGGACTACAGCCTGCGCTCCAGAGTATGGTTCATGAATTTTTTTGAGGTGGTAACATTGGACGCCGATCTAGCCTCAGGATCAGCGAAGTTGTATCCAATTGTTTTGTGCAAAACGGTGAACGGGTTGGTTGATTACGTGAAAGCCAGGCGAAATGTAGACAGTTGTCGAATTAAAATCGGCATGGACGGTGGGCAGGGATCATTGAAGATATGTTTAAACGTAGAAGAAAGCTCAGATGAACGCAACGTGATCAAAGACTCGGGTGTCCGGCGATCACTAATTCTTGCACTAGCCCCCAACGTTTCTGAAAATTATTCTAATGTTTCAAAGATTTGGAATCTACTGAAACTACAAACTCTGGAAGCTTTTGTAACAGGTATGGCAAAATACGGTAATGTTAGATAAACCCATTGCATTTATCTAATTTTATTACAGGTGATCTTAAGATCATCCATATTTTGGCTGGGGTTATGGCGAATAGCTCTACATATCCGTGTGCTTATTGCACTTCAAGCAAATCGGACTTGGGTGAAAAGAAGGGGCTGTTACGCACAATTGGTTCGATAAGGAGAAACGCTGACCTCTGGACTCGAAATGGAGGTAccaggaaaaatgcaaaaaaaattaaacaatacTGAGCAAATGCCCCCCGCCAGTGCTGCACATTTTCCTAGGGATTATAAATCGGATCTTCAATGCTGTTACGAAAGATTATCAGATGGAATCAGAAGCTTGGGCATCAGCGGCCAACGCAACTCGCCATTCCCAATTCGGTTTTGCTGGACGTCACTGCCGGAATCTGCtagataaaagaaatattaTGGCGAGAGAACCAGCAGATAAATATTTCCAGTTACTGGACAGCCTACAACGTGTCGTAGATTCATTCTTTGGTGTAGCTCTATTGAGCTATTATTCAGAAGCCATCGAGACTTTTTGTAATGGTTGGATCATCGCAGGCTTACCTCCGACACCAAAATTTCACATTCTGAAATTTCATGTGCCGGAGTTCTGCGAACGACCACATAAAGGCCTTGCGAAATATTCCGAGCAAACGACCGAAGCTTTGCACAAGGACTTCGATAATATctgacaaaattacaaaatgccAGAAAATCATTTGAACTACAAATCCAAAATGTGTGCGGCTGTTGTAGCGTACAACAGTAGTCACATATTATGACTCTTTTTCTGTCTCAGatattaaaatataataaaacaaaTACACGTCAACTTTTATAATACAAATACACGCTTactttttaaatcgttttataACCATGACAACTGCTACGCACACCACATAACGGTAACGCGTatcgaaaaattatcaaataccaATATTATGcagaaaaagatgaagaataaaCATTATCGAATGCAGTATTTTAGTGTCATTTGATCATTTGATCATGTGATAAGCTATAATAGCAAgttattttttaatcaaatttcacCGTTAATAAAGCTATTTTattctttcttttttattaattgTACGTTTGTAACTtagatattttataataaattatCAATTATTTATCTTGTGTGGCCAATCAAGAATGGTGGATATGAAGCTACTTGttaagaaaatgaaaattatcttacaactaacttaaatgttaaattattgATCAAGGTCGGAAGTTGATAACAACTTCATTTAACATAGCTTCTGACATTTCGACACCAGTAAGTTTATGTAATTAGAGTATACCAATTTAATCGCACAGATGAACAAAACTattatgaataataaaaaaaaatattttcctcataATAGTTTTCCACAAAATCAATTCTGTTGCATTCTATAGTATAAAAGCACACTGTGAATGCTAGTGTAAACGAATCGCCATGATTACAATCTGGTGCATTTCTTTTTACAGTTACCTATGTACAACATCTATCAGATAAAAATGGAAACTGTGATTGGAATATTTATAAATGAACTTAAGATATCAGTTTTTTGTGTTCTCGCTCTGGAAATAGCAGAGGAAAGGAGTACATAAAACAAATCAACATTTTATCAATGCACAGCTCCTAACAACagtatcgcacgcttagcctgggtGCTAATAGTGGTCTCGACTAACTAGAttaagttgagagaattcgttatcgatattgtttttttggcacattttgcatgtgtaggataagtgcaacgatacaccgtgccccagtgctgagtcgagaaatattccagctcgaaaagatcctcgactcgatcgattacttgttcattaagcagacagtatgtgaagtagagagagcgaaaattaagcgaactggaaatatgatacagttttgaaaaaatataccgcatcccgacgggacatgaacccgcaatctccctgtctccggcatggtgttttgaccaattaaactacgggggacggtgatactgttccacaatctatatcgtatcacattccactgccgacttattctattgctcatccctaactacacacactgctgtgcaagcgttatttatagactgaaaggaatgtctcatcacacacagaagagtcagctggtGCTGATAACTCTtgtagacctgtgtgatcgagaccaaagtcagtctgcgtcgtgcttgcaagtgcgacgcAACTACGGAAGGTGTTCCGTACggctaaattttttcgaactaaatttctatttttaacaacggctttttcccgttaacacgcaagttcattaagcagacagtatgtgaagtagagagagcgaaaattaagcgaactggaaatatgatacagatttggaaaaatataccgcatcccggggcgtacttaaacgatagccttcatttttttaaatatttgatggaatagttctatgcgattttcgtattggtttctgatgatgccacttaaattcaacgtcggtttctgttaatttgtgctgtgactgtttttcaagaaagaagaagacactgt from Wyeomyia smithii strain HCP4-BCI-WySm-NY-G18 chromosome 3, ASM2978416v1, whole genome shotgun sequence encodes the following:
- the LOC129731480 gene encoding G protein-activated inward rectifier potassium channel 3-like isoform X2, yielding MSDRQLSLLEEKKPLNRIFMRPGVIEEEPDSLDSVIGNLPLTIVPSLARISTHGSGFSRQESVRSRAFRPGTTRKYRKRAILKNGECNISTSKVSQQRLRFLQDIFTTLVDAQWRWTLLVFAFSFIGSWLFFAVIWWLIAFTHGDLEELHLPDNQAESGWNPCVYNIRSFTSCFLFSIETQHTIGYGVRTTTEECPEAIFIMCFQSIYGVMIQAFMVGIVFAKMTRPKHRTQTLLFSKNAVICQRDGELCFMFRVGDMRKSHIIGANVRAQLIRTKTTKEGEILHQYQSELEVGVDGCASDMFFIWPQIVVHRMNSDSPLYNMSATDLLQDRFEVVVILEGSVESTGQTTQARSSYVNSEILWGHRFEPVVFYNKENQGYEINYSKFEETQQVDTPLCSARELAEFYKIQDDYRSNDNLDNISSKTLLEKRWQHKYRSLMDTLSQSVNLEDETGSLRISRHPSNRSYLTIQNIPRRQRSYMQLENNLRNLFDAGAPAQPGVAASIPLPADARRHSDEQPCSTPPPAISETVYTFGENRMRADSAN
- the LOC129731480 gene encoding G protein-activated inward rectifier potassium channel 3-like isoform X1; protein product: MSFEQKKNLNMPIGDIESQEVRDDQKLLGGPFDKLQPILIGGKNGGYQQLARQQSSPQTPPTPLVYAPKSPSLGRRSRAFRPGTTRKYRKRAILKNGECNISTSKVSQQRLRFLQDIFTTLVDAQWRWTLLVFAFSFIGSWLFFAVIWWLIAFTHGDLEELHLPDNQAESGWNPCVYNIRSFTSCFLFSIETQHTIGYGVRTTTEECPEAIFIMCFQSIYGVMIQAFMVGIVFAKMTRPKHRTQTLLFSKNAVICQRDGELCFMFRVGDMRKSHIIGANVRAQLIRTKTTKEGEILHQYQSELEVGVDGCASDMFFIWPQIVVHRMNSDSPLYNMSATDLLQDRFEVVVILEGSVESTGQTTQARSSYVNSEILWGHRFEPVVFYNKENQGYEINYSKFEETQQVDTPLCSARELAEFYKIQDDYRSNDNLDNISSKTLLEKRWQHKYRSLMDTLSQSVNLEDETGSLRISRHPSNRSYLTIQNIPRRQRSYMQLENNLRNLFDAGAPAQPGVAASIPLPADARRHSDEQPCSTPPPAISETVYTFGENRMRADSAN
- the LOC129731480 gene encoding G protein-activated inward rectifier potassium channel 3-like isoform X3, which codes for MSFEQKKNLNMPIGDIESQEVRDDQKLLGGPFDKLQPILIGGKNGGYQQLARQQSSPQTPPTPLVYAPKSPSLGRRSRAFRPGTTRKYRKRAILKNGECNISTSKVSQQRLRFLQDIFTTLVDAQWRWTLLVFAFSFIGSWLFFAVIWWLIAFTHGDLEELHLPDNQAESGWNPCVYNIRSFTSCFLFSIETQHTIGYGVRTTTEECPEAIFIMCFQSIYGVMIQAFMVGIVFAKMTRPKHRTQTLLFSKNAVICQRDGELCFMFRVGDMRKSHIIGANVRAQLIRTKTTKEGEILHQYQSELEVGVDGCASDMFFIWPQIVVHRMNSDSPLYNMSATDLLQDRFEVVVILEGSVESTGQTTQARSSYVNSEILWGHRFEPVVFYNKENQGYEINYSKFEETQQVDTPLCSARELAEFYKIQDDYRSNVEDTIQMPA